One Aestuariirhabdus haliotis genomic region harbors:
- a CDS encoding helix-turn-helix transcriptional regulator, translating into MVVTKSFNTGVFMTVIHMNQRQLANRWCVSEATLERWRSEGIGPQYLKLGGRVMYREQDIEAYESSCLRQSTSQPVKEGVNS; encoded by the coding sequence ATGGTGGTTACCAAATCGTTCAACACAGGAGTTTTTATGACGGTAATCCATATGAATCAGAGGCAGCTGGCCAATCGCTGGTGTGTTAGTGAAGCCACTTTAGAGAGGTGGCGCTCGGAAGGTATAGGCCCCCAATATTTAAAGCTTGGGGGCCGGGTAATGTATCGAGAGCAAGACATCGAAGCATACGAATCGAGCTGCTTGAGGCAGTCGACATCGCAGCCTGTTAAGGAGGGGGTTAACTCCTAG